Proteins from a genomic interval of Desulfovibrio piger:
- a CDS encoding STT3 domain-containing protein has translation MTDKPVSVYFTAENRTFWLHGLFWGLVTLGLAFALRMLEWPCWQNPEYCLGSEWLLATHDAYHWVAGAEGFGHAVGHPMAVMLRGMADLLGTYPAAVAFWFPALLSCFVAVIVYAWVWALGSMEAGVAAGLLTSLAPGFLARTLLGYYDTDLVTLFFPLLMTLAPACWAMRYMLLPQLILKKLIVGSGLAAARRLWGSSLAEQDLRLGNPLRWQWVVLLGVSGVISWWTQEWHSVFPYLTRYNVCLLAFMSLVMAPRGRRNLLLLGSLAYALPTLGGPLFFGFSALLMTAGWTRARQMYRLRQWLCRPWVLILLWLGVGSLFLSGELLQTITHQLSLYMKKAEVSGGSGALALIYPPAGQALTEVQDLGLLAVLAYFHPWHEAAALGLLGFVWVIFRRPGALFLLPLAALGLLSTKMGGRMVMFGAPIVAVGLTLPLYWMLQRLLRKLRPNVTGILTSALLLALLVAPFVNIIPAMSQGPMINRRHAEMLSRAQTVVPKDATLWLWWDWGYAAHHFAHRLTIADGARNAGAPLYLSAAVLGTDNPRFARQLIRYTSQFAKGRDPFDEEVASEVFAGLDAQQAQDLMDKLRSPETALVEGEGRQFVTVSFEMLRLGFWISNFGNWDFVTRQGEGAALSILPQAVAYNLDKGEVLLDDSATPIRPASISVFEETGVTRRDYIQQWFDSHPRATAAQRQEFLSGRRNVHFFFNRITDEKLAMDANLYNSLMVRLLVGNPQDPAISPYFKLVYDNVFCRIYEVL, from the coding sequence ATGACGGACAAACCGGTCTCCGTCTATTTTACCGCTGAGAACCGCACCTTCTGGCTGCACGGCCTGTTCTGGGGCCTGGTGACCCTGGGCCTGGCCTTTGCCCTGCGCATGCTGGAATGGCCCTGCTGGCAGAACCCGGAGTACTGTCTGGGCTCGGAATGGCTGCTGGCCACGCACGATGCCTACCACTGGGTGGCCGGTGCCGAAGGTTTCGGCCATGCGGTGGGGCACCCCATGGCCGTCATGCTGCGCGGCATGGCCGATCTGCTGGGGACCTATCCCGCGGCGGTGGCCTTCTGGTTCCCGGCGCTGCTCTCCTGCTTCGTGGCCGTCATCGTCTACGCCTGGGTCTGGGCCCTGGGCAGCATGGAAGCCGGTGTGGCGGCGGGCCTGCTGACCAGCCTTGCGCCGGGTTTCCTGGCCCGCACGCTGCTGGGCTACTATGACACGGACCTGGTGACCCTGTTCTTCCCCCTGCTCATGACCCTGGCGCCTGCCTGCTGGGCCATGCGCTACATGCTCCTGCCCCAGCTGATCCTGAAAAAGCTCATCGTAGGTTCCGGCCTGGCCGCGGCCAGACGCCTTTGGGGCAGCTCGCTGGCCGAGCAGGACCTGCGCCTGGGCAACCCCCTGCGCTGGCAGTGGGTGGTGCTGCTGGGCGTTTCCGGCGTCATCTCCTGGTGGACGCAGGAATGGCACTCGGTCTTCCCCTATCTGACCCGCTACAATGTCTGTCTGCTGGCCTTCATGAGCCTGGTCATGGCGCCGCGCGGCCGCCGCAACCTTCTGCTGCTGGGCTCGCTGGCCTACGCCCTGCCCACGCTGGGCGGCCCCCTGTTCTTCGGCTTCAGCGCCCTGCTCATGACCGCGGGCTGGACGCGTGCCCGTCAGATGTACCGTCTGCGCCAGTGGCTGTGCCGCCCCTGGGTCCTCATCCTCCTCTGGCTGGGGGTGGGCTCCCTCTTCCTGTCGGGCGAACTGTTGCAGACCATCACCCACCAGCTTTCCCTGTACATGAAGAAGGCCGAGGTCTCGGGCGGCAGCGGGGCGCTGGCCCTCATCTATCCGCCTGCGGGGCAGGCCCTTACCGAAGTACAGGACCTTGGCCTGCTGGCCGTGCTGGCCTATTTCCATCCCTGGCACGAGGCCGCGGCCCTTGGCCTGCTGGGTTTCGTATGGGTGATCTTCCGCCGTCCCGGCGCGCTCTTCCTGCTGCCGCTGGCGGCGCTGGGCCTGCTCAGCACCAAGATGGGCGGTCGCATGGTCATGTTCGGCGCGCCCATCGTGGCCGTGGGCCTGACCCTGCCCCTGTACTGGATGCTCCAGCGTCTGCTGCGCAAGCTGCGCCCCAACGTGACGGGCATCCTGACCTCCGCGCTGCTGCTGGCGCTGCTGGTGGCCCCCTTCGTGAACATCATCCCGGCCATGTCGCAGGGCCCCATGATCAACCGCCGCCATGCCGAGATGCTCAGCCGGGCCCAGACCGTGGTGCCCAAGGATGCCACGCTCTGGCTGTGGTGGGACTGGGGCTACGCGGCCCATCATTTTGCCCACCGCCTCACCATCGCGGACGGTGCCCGCAATGCCGGAGCGCCGCTCTATCTTTCGGCGGCGGTGCTGGGTACGGACAATCCCCGTTTCGCCCGTCAGCTCATCCGCTATACCAGCCAGTTCGCCAAAGGGCGCGACCCCTTCGACGAGGAGGTGGCCAGCGAGGTCTTTGCCGGACTGGACGCCCAGCAGGCCCAGGACCTCATGGACAAGCTGCGCTCGCCGGAAACGGCGCTGGTGGAAGGCGAAGGGCGGCAGTTCGTGACGGTCAGCTTCGAGATGCTGCGTCTCGGTTTCTGGATCAGCAATTTCGGCAACTGGGATTTCGTGACCCGGCAGGGAGAGGGCGCGGCCCTGTCCATCCTGCCGCAGGCCGTGGCCTACAATCTGGACAAGGGCGAGGTCCTGCTGGACGACAGCGCCACGCCCATCCGTCCGGCGTCCATCAGCGTGTTCGAGGAGACGGGCGTCACCCGCCGGGACTACATCCAGCAGTGGTTCGACAGCCATCCGCGGGCCACGGCGGCCCAGCGGCAGGAATTCCTTTCCGGACGCCGCAACGTGCACTTCTTCTTCAACCGCATCACGGACGAGAAGCTGGCCATGGATGCCAACCTCTACAATTCGCTCATGGTGCGCCTGCTGGTGGGCAATCCGCAGGATCCGGCCATCTCGCCCTATTTCAAGCTGGTCTACGACAACGTGTTCTGCCGTATCTACGAAGTGCTGTAG
- a CDS encoding 23S rRNA (pseudouridine(1915)-N(3))-methyltransferase RlmH — MTGKPLRLLSVGKLKVPFWKDAAAHYSQRINRWRRLECVEVRDGDPALPQAQRNELEGRRLLEALGPQDVPLVLDERGITMTSPQLAQLLQKIDNNAMGRACFIIGGAYGLDEAVRQRAWKLVSLSSMTFPHELARVLLLEQLYRAECIIRKVPYHH; from the coding sequence ATGACAGGGAAACCCTTGCGCCTGCTCAGTGTGGGCAAACTGAAAGTACCGTTCTGGAAAGACGCCGCCGCCCACTACAGCCAGCGCATCAACCGCTGGCGGCGTCTGGAATGTGTGGAAGTCCGGGACGGGGACCCCGCCCTGCCCCAGGCCCAGCGCAACGAGCTGGAAGGCCGCCGTCTGCTGGAGGCCCTGGGCCCGCAGGACGTGCCCCTGGTGCTGGACGAGCGCGGCATCACCATGACCTCGCCCCAGCTGGCCCAGCTGCTGCAAAAGATCGACAACAACGCCATGGGCCGCGCCTGCTTCATCATCGGCGGCGCCTACGGTCTGGATGAGGCCGTGCGCCAGCGCGCCTGGAAGCTCGTCAGCCTCAGCAGCATGACCTTCCCCCATGAGCTGGCCCGCGTGCTCCTGCTGGAGCAGCTCTACCGCGCGGAGTGCATCATCCGCAAGGTACCCTACCATCATTGA
- a CDS encoding L-threonylcarbamoyladenylate synthase, with translation MIPRSLCQISTAEDAARRLRDGGVLAFPTETFYGLGCCADQAVAVARVYQAKRRPVHMPLPLLAGSLDLLRPYVTLEQAPEALLTAFWPGPLTVVLTARLTPLEGCRPLAPQLVNPKGKAAVRLTPHPLAAQLSRLAGAPLTASSANISGQAAARVPEELDERLLTALTGPDDGVVISGPAPAGGVPSTIVEPLAGTDLRVLRLGAVSLEALKAAGFTPHLA, from the coding sequence ATGATTCCTCGATCGTTGTGTCAGATATCCACGGCGGAAGACGCCGCCCGCAGACTGCGTGATGGCGGCGTGCTGGCCTTTCCCACAGAGACGTTCTACGGCCTGGGCTGCTGTGCCGACCAGGCCGTGGCCGTGGCGCGAGTGTATCAGGCCAAGCGCAGGCCCGTCCATATGCCTCTGCCCCTGCTGGCGGGCAGCCTTGACCTGCTGCGCCCCTATGTGACGCTGGAGCAGGCCCCCGAAGCGCTGCTGACGGCCTTTTGGCCCGGCCCGTTGACCGTGGTGCTGACCGCCCGGCTGACGCCGCTGGAAGGATGTCGGCCCCTGGCGCCGCAGCTGGTGAACCCCAAGGGCAAGGCTGCCGTGCGCCTGACGCCCCATCCGCTGGCGGCGCAGCTTTCCCGTCTGGCCGGGGCGCCCCTGACGGCCAGCAGCGCCAACATCAGCGGCCAGGCGGCCGCCCGTGTGCCTGAGGAGCTGGACGAACGCCTGCTGACGGCCCTGACCGGGCCCGACGACGGCGTGGTGATCAGCGGCCCGGCCCCGGCAGGCGGCGTGCCGTCCACCATCGTGGAGCCGCTGGCCGGTACGGACCTGCGCGTGCTGCGTCTGGGGGCCGTCAGCCTGGAGGCTTTGAAGGCCGCGGGCTTCACGCCGCACCTGGCCTGA
- a CDS encoding NUDIX domain-containing protein: protein MQKELTCPACGHSVIQYLNPAPTTDVVIYDPERGVVVIERVNEPHGFALPGGFVDDGEQVEHAAVREMREETGLDVELLGVLGVYSRPDRDPRRHTMSVVFVGRPRDAAALKAGDDAARAAFYPLDRLPQPICFDHARILADFGRWLAGERTLAPVEPAGEDD from the coding sequence ATGCAGAAAGAACTCACCTGTCCCGCTTGCGGTCACAGCGTCATCCAGTATCTGAACCCCGCGCCCACCACGGATGTGGTCATCTATGATCCCGAACGGGGCGTGGTGGTCATCGAACGTGTCAACGAGCCGCACGGCTTTGCCCTGCCGGGAGGCTTCGTGGACGACGGCGAGCAGGTGGAACATGCCGCCGTGCGCGAGATGCGCGAGGAGACCGGCCTCGATGTGGAGCTGCTGGGCGTGCTGGGCGTGTATTCGCGCCCGGATCGTGACCCGCGCCGCCATACCATGAGCGTGGTCTTCGTGGGGCGTCCGCGTGATGCGGCGGCCCTGAAAGCCGGGGACGATGCGGCCCGGGCGGCCTTCTATCCTCTGGACAGGCTGCCGCAGCCCATTTGTTTCGACCATGCCCGCATCCTGGCGGACTTCGGCCGCTGGCTGGCGGGAGAACGTACGCTGGCGCCGGTGGAACCGGCAGGGGAGGATGACTGA
- a CDS encoding UbiD family decarboxylase yields MGYRNLQECVADLEKVGQLRRIDVPVDPYLELAHIQRRAFRSKSPALLFTRVKGCSFPMLANLFGTTERLHFIFRDSLAGVEAVLAAKADPAAALKHPLRSLRALPALPHMLPRRTSKAPVLENRCALSALPRLVGWPMDGGPFITLPLVYSEDPARPGPDASNLGMYRVQLAGNDYAADEVGLHYQIHRGIGVHHAEALKRGQSLPVNIFVGGPPAFTVAAVMPLPEGLSELRFAGLLGGCRAAMHYSRRLPLPVLAEADFCISGHILPHLKPEGPFGDHVGYYSLKHDFPVLQVEAVHHRTGAIWPYTAVGRPPQEDTVFGDFIHELTGALVPQIFQGVREVHAVDAAGVHPLLLALGSERYTPYEAQRRPRELLTAALHMLGTTQTALAKYVLVAAHEDAPGLRARDVVAFFRHLLERTDFERDLHFITRSTTDTLDYTGFALNEGSKLIWASAGEKRRELALEVHDLPSLPEGFGDARCAGPGILVLRGPRHELGRNETDPRMEELAACLAHWPQRDAFPLVVVADDAAFCAADFDNFLWVAFSRSDPAADVYGTGAVVRARHWSCEGPLLLDARIKPFHAPALEEDPAVQRRVDALAAPGGPLHGLIE; encoded by the coding sequence ATGGGCTACCGTAACCTTCAGGAATGTGTGGCCGATCTGGAAAAGGTCGGGCAGCTGCGCCGTATCGACGTGCCCGTGGACCCGTATCTGGAGCTGGCGCACATCCAGCGCCGGGCCTTCCGCTCCAAGTCTCCGGCCCTGCTGTTCACGCGGGTCAAGGGCTGCTCCTTCCCCATGCTGGCTAACCTTTTCGGCACCACGGAGCGCCTGCACTTCATTTTTCGCGACAGCCTCGCCGGGGTGGAAGCCGTGCTGGCCGCCAAGGCCGATCCGGCCGCGGCCCTGAAGCATCCCCTGCGCAGCCTGCGGGCCCTGCCCGCGCTGCCGCACATGCTGCCCCGCCGCACCTCCAAGGCCCCCGTGCTGGAGAACCGCTGCGCCCTGTCGGCCCTGCCCCGTCTGGTGGGCTGGCCCATGGACGGCGGCCCCTTCATCACCCTGCCGCTGGTCTACAGCGAGGATCCCGCACGCCCCGGCCCGGATGCCTCCAATCTGGGCATGTACCGTGTGCAGCTGGCGGGCAACGACTACGCCGCCGACGAGGTGGGCCTGCATTACCAGATCCATCGCGGCATCGGCGTGCACCATGCCGAGGCCCTCAAGCGGGGCCAGAGCCTGCCGGTGAACATCTTCGTGGGCGGGCCGCCGGCCTTCACCGTGGCGGCGGTCATGCCCCTGCCCGAAGGCCTGTCGGAACTGCGCTTCGCGGGCCTGCTGGGGGGCTGCCGTGCGGCCATGCATTACAGCCGCCGTCTGCCCCTGCCGGTGCTGGCCGAGGCGGATTTCTGCATCAGCGGCCACATCCTGCCGCACCTCAAGCCCGAAGGTCCCTTTGGCGACCATGTGGGCTACTACAGCCTGAAGCATGATTTCCCCGTCCTGCAGGTGGAGGCCGTGCATCACCGCACCGGCGCCATCTGGCCCTATACGGCCGTGGGACGCCCGCCGCAGGAAGACACGGTCTTCGGCGATTTCATCCACGAGCTCACCGGCGCGCTGGTGCCGCAGATCTTCCAGGGCGTGCGCGAGGTCCACGCCGTGGACGCCGCCGGGGTGCACCCCCTGCTGCTGGCCCTGGGCAGCGAGCGCTACACGCCGTACGAGGCGCAGCGCCGCCCGCGCGAACTGCTGACCGCCGCCCTGCACATGCTGGGCACCACGCAGACGGCCCTGGCCAAATACGTGCTGGTGGCCGCGCATGAGGATGCGCCGGGACTGCGGGCGCGGGACGTGGTGGCCTTTTTCCGGCATCTGCTGGAGCGCACCGATTTCGAGCGCGACCTGCACTTCATCACCCGCTCCACCACGGATACGCTGGACTACACCGGTTTTGCCCTCAACGAAGGCTCCAAGCTCATCTGGGCCTCGGCGGGCGAGAAGCGCCGGGAACTGGCGCTGGAAGTGCACGACCTGCCGTCGCTGCCCGAAGGCTTCGGCGACGCCCGCTGTGCCGGGCCGGGCATCCTGGTGCTGCGCGGCCCCCGTCATGAACTGGGCCGCAACGAGACCGACCCGCGCATGGAGGAGCTGGCCGCCTGCCTGGCCCACTGGCCGCAGCGCGATGCCTTCCCGCTGGTGGTCGTGGCGGACGATGCCGCCTTTTGCGCCGCGGACTTCGACAATTTCCTCTGGGTGGCCTTCAGCCGTTCCGATCCCGCTGCCGACGTCTACGGCACCGGGGCCGTGGTCCGCGCGCGGCACTGGTCCTGCGAAGGGCCGCTGCTGCTGGATGCCCGCATCAAGCCCTTCCATGCGCCCGCCCTGGAGGAAGACCCCGCCGTTCAACGCCGTGTGGATGCCCTGGCCGCGCCGGGCGGCCCGCTGCACGGCCTTATCGAATAA
- a CDS encoding NAD+ synthase, translating into MKIALLQCNTVTGDVAGNAERILAAVREAAAQGADLCVTPELALCGVAPGSYLRAEDFAEGCKAGLQMLADALQDGPPLLVGAPVASVYASGLLSNAAILVQKGRWSVVSRKVYQTYGQDSEARFFDRGVSCGILALDGWRLGVVLCQESATEDGAFWKTQYASGHNPLMELVQRGVDAIVHMAAVPFSKGVQRLSEQMLSHVAARHHVHLFSVNMVGGNDSRVYNGQSLAFDPTGQILARGKAFAEDVLLVDTAGSGGIVHPRPACLPEAIWDALTLGVRDFVRKCGLEKAIVALSGGMDSALVLCVAAEALGADNVTAVLMPSPYSSEGSVTDSLELAKNLGVRTLTLPIEPVMESFSAALAPGLDLFETFPGDTTFENLQARIRGIMVSSLANRARALVLNTGNKSECAVGYSTLYGDTVGALGVIADLTKTEVYTLAGWYNHHRQATIIPQAIFDKAPSAELRPGQKDSDSLPPYDVLDPVLESLIFAGQTAAQPQEADEGLRKEVRRKLFAAEFKRRQEPLGLHISRMPFGTGWQVPVAGRYRMP; encoded by the coding sequence ATGAAGATCGCCCTCTTGCAATGCAATACCGTCACCGGTGACGTGGCCGGCAATGCCGAGCGCATCCTTGCCGCCGTGCGTGAGGCCGCCGCCCAGGGCGCCGACCTGTGCGTCACTCCCGAGCTGGCCCTGTGCGGCGTGGCCCCGGGCAGCTATCTGCGCGCCGAGGACTTCGCCGAGGGCTGCAAGGCCGGGTTGCAGATGTTGGCCGATGCCCTGCAGGACGGGCCGCCCCTGCTGGTGGGCGCGCCGGTGGCCAGCGTGTACGCCTCGGGCCTGCTCTCCAATGCGGCCATCCTGGTGCAGAAAGGGCGCTGGTCGGTGGTCTCGCGCAAGGTCTACCAGACCTACGGGCAGGACAGCGAGGCCCGCTTCTTCGACCGGGGCGTCTCCTGCGGCATCCTGGCCCTGGACGGCTGGCGCCTTGGCGTGGTGCTGTGCCAGGAATCGGCCACCGAGGACGGCGCCTTCTGGAAGACCCAGTACGCCAGCGGCCACAACCCGCTCATGGAGCTGGTGCAGCGCGGTGTGGACGCCATCGTCCACATGGCGGCGGTGCCGTTCAGCAAGGGGGTGCAGCGCCTGAGCGAGCAGATGCTCTCGCATGTGGCGGCGCGGCATCATGTGCATCTTTTTTCCGTCAACATGGTGGGCGGCAACGACAGCCGCGTCTATAACGGCCAGAGCCTGGCCTTCGACCCCACGGGGCAGATCCTGGCCCGCGGCAAGGCCTTTGCCGAGGACGTGCTGCTGGTGGACACCGCGGGCAGCGGCGGCATCGTGCATCCGCGTCCCGCCTGCCTGCCCGAAGCCATCTGGGACGCCCTGACCCTGGGCGTGCGGGACTTCGTCCGCAAGTGCGGTCTGGAAAAGGCCATCGTGGCCCTTTCCGGCGGCATGGATTCGGCCCTGGTGCTCTGTGTGGCTGCCGAGGCCCTAGGCGCGGACAACGTGACGGCCGTGCTCATGCCGTCGCCCTACAGCAGCGAAGGTTCGGTGACCGACTCGCTGGAGCTGGCCAAGAATCTGGGAGTGCGGACCCTGACCCTGCCCATCGAGCCGGTCATGGAGAGTTTTTCCGCGGCGCTGGCGCCGGGGCTCGACCTGTTCGAGACCTTCCCCGGTGACACCACCTTCGAGAACCTGCAGGCCCGCATCCGGGGCATCATGGTGTCCTCGCTGGCCAACCGGGCGCGGGCGCTGGTGCTCAACACGGGCAACAAGAGCGAGTGCGCCGTGGGCTACAGCACCCTGTACGGCGATACCGTGGGCGCGCTGGGCGTCATCGCCGACCTGACCAAGACCGAAGTCTACACCCTGGCAGGCTGGTACAACCATCACCGTCAGGCCACCATCATCCCGCAGGCCATCTTCGACAAGGCCCCCTCGGCCGAGCTGCGGCCCGGGCAGAAGGATTCGGATTCCCTGCCGCCCTACGACGTGCTGGATCCGGTGCTGGAGAGCCTGATCTTTGCCGGGCAGACGGCGGCCCAGCCCCAGGAAGCCGACGAGGGCCTGCGCAAGGAAGTGCGCCGCAAGCTGTTCGCCGCGGAATTCAAGCGCCGTCAGGAGCCGTTGGGCCTGCACATCAGCCGCATGCCCTTCGGCACGGGCTGGCAGGTGCCGGTGGCCGGGCGCTACCGCATGCCGTAG
- the glpX gene encoding class II fructose-bisphosphatase, producing the protein MPEAPEKNLALDIVRITEAAALSSARWLGRGNKEAGDGAAVDAMRNSFSTLHVDGIVVIGEGEKDHAPMLYNGEKVGMGDGPQLDVAVDPVEGTSLLAYGRPNAISTVAVAPRGSMFNPGPSYYMQKLVVAREARDVIDLDAPVDVNLHNVARALGKNVQDLVVFVLDKPRHKKLIEDIRSTGARIQLHTDGDVAGALMAVDPRSEVDVMMGTGGTPEGVLAACAIKGMGGQILARLDPQSYVEKEAINEAGIDIREVLTVHDLVRSDDCFFAATGISGGDFLRGVRYSARHAVTHSLVLRGKTGTLRYVESYHNMDRLSKISAVQY; encoded by the coding sequence ATGCCTGAAGCACCAGAGAAAAACCTGGCTCTTGACATCGTTCGCATCACGGAAGCCGCCGCGCTTTCTTCGGCCCGCTGGCTGGGCCGCGGCAACAAGGAGGCCGGTGACGGCGCCGCCGTGGACGCCATGCGCAACAGTTTTTCCACCCTGCATGTGGACGGCATCGTGGTCATCGGTGAAGGCGAAAAGGACCACGCCCCCATGCTGTACAACGGTGAAAAGGTCGGCATGGGCGACGGCCCGCAGCTGGATGTGGCCGTGGACCCCGTGGAAGGCACCAGCCTGTTGGCCTATGGCCGTCCCAATGCCATCTCCACGGTGGCCGTGGCGCCGCGCGGCAGCATGTTCAACCCCGGCCCCAGCTACTACATGCAGAAGCTGGTGGTGGCCCGCGAGGCCCGCGATGTGATCGATCTGGACGCCCCGGTGGACGTCAACCTGCACAACGTGGCCCGCGCCCTGGGCAAGAACGTGCAGGACCTGGTGGTCTTCGTGCTGGACAAGCCCCGTCACAAGAAGCTCATCGAAGACATCCGCAGCACGGGCGCCCGCATCCAGCTGCATACCGACGGTGACGTGGCCGGCGCCCTGATGGCCGTGGATCCGCGTTCCGAAGTCGACGTCATGATGGGCACCGGCGGCACTCCCGAAGGCGTGCTGGCGGCCTGCGCCATCAAGGGGATGGGCGGCCAGATCCTGGCCCGTCTGGATCCCCAGTCCTATGTGGAGAAGGAAGCCATCAACGAGGCCGGCATCGACATCCGCGAAGTGCTGACCGTGCACGACCTGGTGCGCAGCGATGATTGCTTCTTTGCCGCCACGGGTATCTCCGGCGGCGATTTCCTGCGTGGCGTGCGCTACAGCGCCCGTCATGCGGTGACCCATTCCCTGGTGCTGCGCGGCAAGACCGGGACCCTGCGCTATGTGGAATCCTACCACAATATGGACAGGCTCTCCAAGATCAGCGCCGTGCAGTACTAA
- a CDS encoding IS5 family transposase (programmed frameshift) — translation MSKAEMLTDDQWSVLEPLFQKERTGAGRPQIHSDREVLNGVLWVLRTGAAWADLPDRFPSSATCYRRFSKWVKDGRLRKILESLARHLEDNGLINLEECFIDGTFVVAKKGAQKLGKTKRGKGTKLMVIADASGLPIAVYTDSANPHEVRLVQATINEIVTLGRPRRIIGDRAYDSDPLDEALASQGIELIAPHRKNRKKPATQDGRLLRRYKRRWKIERLFAWLNKFKKAITRWERCVERFTALVHLAFSMILLRRVIKIAH, via the exons ATGAGCAAAGCCGAAATGCTAACTGATGATCAATGGTCTGTCCTGGAACCTCTTTTTCAGAAAGAGCGCACAGGCGCAGGACGTCCACAAATTCATTCTGACAGAGAAGTTTTAAATGGCGTCCTCTGGGTCTTGCGTACAGGCGCGGCATGGGCGGACTTACCGGACAGGTTTCCATCTTCCGCAACTTGCTATCGGAGATTCAGCAAATGGGTAAAAGATGGAAGGCTTCGAAAAATTCTGGAGTCTCTGGCCCGGCATCTTGAAGATAATGGCCTGATAAATCTGGAAGAATGCTTCATTGACGGCACATTCGTTGTCGCAAAAAAAGGGGCCCAAAAGT TGGGAAAGACCAAGCGGGGCAAAGGTACGAAGCTCATGGTTATTGCTGACGCTTCTGGTTTACCTATCGCCGTGTACACGGATTCTGCTAACCCTCATGAAGTCAGACTTGTCCAGGCTACAATCAATGAAATTGTCACGTTGGGACGCCCCCGAAGAATTATTGGGGATCGTGCCTATGACAGCGATCCGCTTGATGAAGCCCTTGCTTCTCAGGGAATTGAACTCATCGCGCCGCACCGCAAGAATCGTAAAAAGCCGGCGACGCAAGACGGACGGCTCTTGCGCCGTTACAAAAGAAGATGGAAAATTGAACGCCTTTTTGCGTGGCTTAACAAATTTAAAAAGGCAATAACTCGTTGGGAAAGGTGCGTTGAACGTTTTACGGCTCTTGTCCACCTTGCTTTTTCTATGATTTTGTTGAGAAGAGTTATAAAAATTGCCCATTAA